The genomic segment TTAACAGCCTGCTTGATAATTGAAAGGAATACAAAAAAAGGAGGAATAAACCTGGATGAGTTTTCCCAAAGCCATTGTTAAGGTTATCGGGGCAGATGAATGCCCCCTGTATAAGGTAGAAGATGAATTTAAATTATCAAACCAGAGTTTGCTGGCTCCAGGGGGTAAGCCTGCCTGTCTTATTCTTGTCAGGGATATTACACAGGTTATGATTAAATATGAATGTATAGAAACAGACAGCAGATATGTATTTGATTGCAGCGGATGTTCGGGACTGGTGCGCCTGGAATTAAAAAAAGAACCTGAAACTGATTTATTAAGCAGGATTAATCAAATACCTGGCGATGATATATATGCTATTGCAAGTTCTTTAAGTCATTTTTCATTTTTCCAGATTTTTGATGAAAAAAGTATTAATGATCTTATTTCAGTTTTAAGATTAAACAAATATAATAAAGATGAAATTATACTTTCAAAAGGTGAACCAGGAAAAAATCTTTATATTATTGTTTCAGGCAGGGTTGAAGTACTGGCAGGAGAAAATATCCGCATAGCAGTATTGGGGAAAGGGGAAATTTTCGGAGAGATGAGTCTTCTCAGCGGTGAACCTGTAGGTGCAACAGTAAAAGCCATGACACCTGTAAGTCTTTTATATCTCAATGGTCAGTATTTTAAAGAAATTTTATATAAATCTCCATCAATTCAGATATATATAACCAGGATGCTTGCAAGAAGAATTGCTGATACCAATATTGTCAGATCAAGGGAGTTTGCTTCAAGCATTACAGGAAATCTTAGTGAAATTCCTCCGTCTGAGCTGTTTCAAACCCTTCATTTTAATCAAAAAACAGGGGTTTTGATTCTTCAGATGTCAGAGGGGCTGGCTGCTGCCTCTTTTAGGGAAGGAAAGCTGATTCGGGCAAAATATAAAGATAAAGAAGATAAAGAAGCTTTTTTTGAAATTCTCAAGGCAAAAGAAGGCAGGTTTAAATTTAATAACGGACTTCCGGCTGAAGAAACCAGGACTCAAGAAATCGGAAATTTTATGAAACTGCTGATACAAGGAAGCAGAAATGAAGATGCACCCGGGCATATTGATACTTAAATCAGGACTATAATTTTATTTTCATAACCACGGCCTGGCGTGGTTATGAAAATTTATGTCCAGGTGTTTATAAATCAGTTTTATTGGGGTACCGTAACAAAAAGAGTGAGAAATGTAAGAAACAATTCATCTCTTTCAACACTCCCGTTGAATTCATAACTTGTAGCCGGATTTGTAGTATTTGTGTTATACCGGTATGAAAAATTTACATTTCCTTCAAACACATACAACCCCATTTCCTCATTGATTGCCTTGAGATTTGACTTGTCTATCATCAATGTCATTGTACCAGTGTCTGAATAACCCTTAAGATCAGAACCGTCACTGCCTTTGTAGTGCAGCCAGTATCTTTCCCTTGCCCTGGTAAGCAGTACCTGGTCCGTATTGGGAAGCGTATAGGAATGTGTGGTCCACAATCCTTCAACATTTTGCTGTATTTTTATATAGAATGGAAGTTTACTGGTAATATCAGCACTAAAAGTCCGGGTGTTGTAATAAACATGCTGGTTAGCATCATAGGCATTGAAATAGCCTTCATCAGGGTTAGTGATGTTTGGAGCCTGAATAGAACCGGTTACAGTGTAAGGCTCTGGAACAAAACCGTCTTCAGTCAATCGCAAATTATCCTGGAGTACATACTCTTCAAAAACATATGTCGGCTCGGGTTTGTAATAAATGTTGATCCATTGAAAATCAAGGAATTTATAGTAATTATTTACCGCTGTTTTTGAATAAAATCCAAACCAGTTATCCCCTTCTTTCAGCATTGCAGGATAGGTTTTCTCCAAATCAACA from the Desulfonema limicola genome contains:
- a CDS encoding cyclic nucleotide-binding domain-containing protein, with the translated sequence MSFPKAIVKVIGADECPLYKVEDEFKLSNQSLLAPGGKPACLILVRDITQVMIKYECIETDSRYVFDCSGCSGLVRLELKKEPETDLLSRINQIPGDDIYAIASSLSHFSFFQIFDEKSINDLISVLRLNKYNKDEIILSKGEPGKNLYIIVSGRVEVLAGENIRIAVLGKGEIFGEMSLLSGEPVGATVKAMTPVSLLYLNGQYFKEILYKSPSIQIYITRMLARRIADTNIVRSREFASSITGNLSEIPPSELFQTLHFNQKTGVLILQMSEGLAAASFREGKLIRAKYKDKEDKEAFFEILKAKEGRFKFNNGLPAEETRTQEIGNFMKLLIQGSRNEDAPGHIDT